One region of Palaemon carinicauda isolate YSFRI2023 chromosome 40, ASM3689809v2, whole genome shotgun sequence genomic DNA includes:
- the LOC137631663 gene encoding uncharacterized protein translates to MTSVLSHVIPSEALLKFRYYYFVRRFGKDVVYRVYKYCFLHGNPKTIRQILEDNGVNLGKKGPFNGQEITNLTTELPENLDITVLNKICQTLWLKMVNYPGDKLRDLIRKIKDERNAVSHEEGNITENELEIKLLAFESTLKEALDEASMIYPSQRTDFDQLKLEVTDIVPKIREKIREKYDPSNPDHVQRLKKEMEEFADQLQDYIQMKCQQELASRYSVSCRILPFDWLTQYGVTDPGEIMVSLRMDADEEFHAGLSKREPLIINQNEVLDKKNPSGQDPKVVILSGGAGSGKTTMLCSIVEKWYKLSNDVINLASFQLLLYMEFRKDDYDNFETYIKDLLHCTMQDFSFDLVKSSILRSKCLILCDGFDEANKRSKKLFEEILRLNCKDMKILVTTRPINTLELTNMVNKSKHHRINLSMLGIPKDVLDSHMKTLVSHLLKTDPIRRDEIIKDITKILKTMNNEMGCILRNPLWFNLFVLLYIECPAIRGNLNTVSSLYTQLQKHNKKRLTEKYGIEEYDVDEFESLYKKRSLLYYIQYKYELSQVDTKIFKTKLKELHLDFNTVMSSYFNIKHTRKDLEVVKIFSYRHRSEQEFIAASVICDEMIRLYEDERDKFEELKEKDENIINYVVSSVPYLNERKKQLTEDISLDGLMPFITGILYNTKRDILYLIVEDILNLHLKIRKWKWRIREEKYLSEVIDTDSFLKYITETRNDDKFIKCVIKILKDSYGGNIGILRMTEDEFLACIPLLVPEITVKTLECSFHSNPDDLPNLIPTLSTASQCNIEVTLRFYNQRRHGSGGNVDSCLEKAVTCVEFEGKLTQYGIRCIPKCMRILYLNVDLNALGAMSAHIQVLSCLRSLELIVRDDGSSDPGNLSPIDFRGKEFLVVFYTDQDVTVDSNLERMATVLNGFWPPNRRQSKDEKTMLYISSSLSSRFTENGIKLLVTKLNVEPLSLLVIFGGTDEALDKKNEIYEHFKDRNFGHFQLF, encoded by the exons ATGACTTCAGTTCTATCACATGTAATCCCCTCCGAGGCACTCTTAAAATTCagatattattattttgttagacGTTTTGGAAAGGACGTCGTATATCGTGTTTACAAGTACTGTTTTCTTCATGGAAACCCCAAGACGATTCGTCAGATTTTGGAAGACAATGGAGTTAACTTAGGAAAGAAGGGTCCTTTTAATGGTCAGGAAATTACTAATCTGACGACAGAGCTTCCAGAGAATCTAGATATTACAGTTCTTAATAAGATTTGTCAGACTCTTTGGCTAAAGATGGTGAATTACCCAGGTGACAAACTTAGAGAtttgataaggaaaataaaagatgaaaggaaTGCTGTTAGTCATGAAGAGGGTAATATCACAGAGAATGAACTTGAAATAAAACTCTTAGCTTTTGAAAGCACACTCAAGGAAGCGCTTGATGAAGCAAGCATGATTTACCCAAGTCAGAGGACTGACTTTGATCAACTGAAACTTGAGGTTACAGATATTGTTCCAAAAATTCGAGAAAAGATACGTGAGAAATACGATCCTTCAAATCCAGATCATGTTCAACGACTaaagaaagaaatggaagaatTTGCAGATCAGTTACAGGATTACATACAAATGAAATGCCAACAGGAGCTTGCCTCTCGTTATAGTGTTTCCTGTAGGATTTTACCTTTTGACTGGCTTACTCAGTATGGAGTTACAGATCCCGGTGAGATTATGGTGTCTTTGAGGATGGATGCTGATGAAGAATTTCATGCTGGCCTCTCAAAACGAGAGCCTCTTATCATCAATCAAAATGAAGTATTAGACAAGAAAAATCCAAGTGGCCAAGACCCAAAAGTAGTCATACTATCAGGTGGTGCAGGTTCCGGAAAGACTACTATGCTGTGCTCTATTGTAGAGAAGTGGTATAAACTGTCAAATGATGTGATAAATTTAGCTTCTTTTCAATTGTTACTCTATATGGAGTTCAGGAAGGATGATTATGATAACTTTGAAACATATATTAAAGATCTCCTGCATTGCACAATGCAAGACTTTAGTTTCGATCTTGTAAAGTCTTCAATACTTCGCTCAAAGTGCCTGATCTTATGTGATGGGTTTGATGAGGCCAACAAAAGATCAAAGAAGCTTTTTGAAGAGATTTTACGCCTAAATTGCAAAGATATGAAAATTCTTGTAACAACTCGTCCAATAAACACTTTGGAACTCACAAACATGGTAAACAAGTCAAAACACCATCGAATCAACTTGAGTATGTTGGGTATCCCTAAAGATGTCTTAGATTCGCACATGAAAACGCTTGTATCCCACTTGTTGAAGACAGACCCTATAAGAAGAGATGAAATAATCAAAGATATTACAAAGATTTTAAAGACTATGAATAATGAAATGGGCTGTATACTGAGGAACCCTCTGTGGTTCAATCTCTTTGTGTTACTTTATATAGAGTGTCCTGCAATAAGAGGAAACCTTAATACAGTTTCATCACTGTATACCCAGCTGCAAAAACACAATAAGAAAAGGTTGACTGAGAAATACGGAATTGAGGAATATGATGTTGATGAATTTGAATCATTGTACAAAAAACGGTCATTACTGTATTACATTCAGTATAAATATGAATTGTCCCAAGTGGACACCAAGATATTTAAAACAAAACTCAAAGAACTGCACTTGGATTTCAACACTGTTATGTCCTCTTATTTCAACATTAAGCACACAAGAAAGGACCTGGAAGTTGTGAAAATCTTTTCCTATAGACATCGAAGTGAGCAAGAGTTCATTGCAGCCAGCGTAATTTGCGATGAAATGATAAGACTGTATGAAGATGAAAGAGACAAGTTTGAAGAACTGaaggaaaaagatgaaaatataattaattatgtTGTCTCTTCGGTGCCATATTTGAATGAAAGGAAAAAACAGTTAACTGAGGATATAAGTTTGGATGGGTTAATGCCATTTATAACTGGAATCCTCTACAATACAAAGAGAGACATTCTGTACTTAATTGTTGAAGATATTTTGAATTTGCAtttgaaaattagaaaatggaaatgGAGAATTAGAGAGGAAAAGTATTTGTCTGAAGTTATAGATACAGATTCCTTCCTAAAGTACATTACTGAAACAAGAAATGATGACAAATTTATTAAGTGTGTtattaaaatcttaaaagattcATATGGAGGAAACATAGGGATATTGCGTATGACGGAGGATGAGTTTCTTGCATGTATCCCTTTGCTAGTGCCTGAAATAACAGTGAAGACACTTGAATGTTCATTCCATAGCAATCCTGATGACCTACCTAATTTGATTCCAACTTTAAGTACAGCAAGCCAGTGCAACATTGAAGTTACACTTAGATTTTATAATCAGAGGCGACATGGAAGTGGTGGAAATGTTGACAGTTGCTTAGAAAAGGCTGTGACTTGTGTGGAGTTTGAAGGAAAACTCACACAATATGGAATAAGATGCATTCCAAAGTGCATGAGGATTCTTTATCTAAATGTGGATCTGAATGCCCTGGGAGCAATGTCAGCTCACATTCAAGTTCTTAGTTGTCTAAGGAGTTTAG AATTAATAGTACGCGATGATGGCTCCAGTGATCCGGGAAATCTTTCTCCAATTGACTTCAGAGGCAAAgaatttcttgtagttttttacACCGATCAGGATGTGACAGTTGATTCAAACTTGGAACGAATGGCCACCGTACTGAATGGGTTCTGGCCACCTAACAGAAGACAAAGTAAAGACGAAAAAACAATGTTGTACATATCATCATCACTATCGTCAAGATTCACAG